One Azospirillum sp. B510 genomic window carries:
- the uvrA gene encoding excinuclease ABC subunit UvrA, whose translation MNKFISVRGAREHNLKNVDVDLPRDELIVITGLSGSGKSSLAFDTIYAEGQRRYVESLSAYARQFLELMQKPDVDSIEGLSPAISIEQKTTSKNPRSTVGTVTEIYDYMRLLWARVGIPYSPATGLPIESQTVSQMVDRIMAMPEGTRLLLLAPFVRGRKGEYKKEIQDLRKRGFQRVRVDGTMYEIDEVPALNKKLKHDIEVVVDRIVVREGLGNRLADSLETALGLADGIVWVENAETNEQTVFSQKFACPVSGFTIPEIEPRLFSFNNPFGACPACDGLGSKIYFDPMLVVPDERLPLSKGAIAPWAASTSKYYDQTLESICDHFGVAMTTPWQDLPDQVRQTILYGSGGSAITMTYDDGLRRYQTSKPFEGIVNNLERRFRETDSAWTRDELSKFQSSQPCEVCKGARLKPEALAVKIRGRNISEAAELSIAGAGAWFSELNEHLRPKDREIAYRILKEINERLGFLNAVGLEYLTLSRGSGTLSGGESQRIRLASQIGSGLTGVLYVLDEPSIGLHQRDNDRLLETLKRLRDIGNTVVVVEHDEDAIRSADYLVDMGPGAGQHGGTVIAQGRPEEVQKNPDSITAQYLNGTRFVPVPDTRRPGHPGQFLEVQGARANNLRNVSARIPLGTFTCVTGVSGGGKSTLIIETLYKAVARKLMGAREHPAEHDAVLGLEHLDKVIDIDQSPIGRTPRSNPATYTGAFTPMRDWFAGLPEAKARGYGPGRFSFNVKGGRCEACQGDGVIKIEMHFLPDVYVTCDVCHGKRYNRETLEVTYRDKTIADVLDMTVEEGKEFFKAVPGIRDKLDTLERVGLGYIHIGQAATTLSGGEAQRVKLSKELSRRATGRTLYILDEPTTGLHFADVEKLLEVLHALVDQGNTVLVIEHNLEVIKTADWIIDLGPEGGTGGGEIVAEGTPEEVATVERSYTGRYLAPYLKAKPAARKSAPRKRA comes from the coding sequence ATGAACAAATTCATCAGCGTCCGCGGCGCGCGGGAACACAATCTAAAGAACGTCGACGTGGATCTGCCGCGCGACGAGCTGATCGTCATCACCGGCCTGTCGGGATCGGGCAAGTCGTCGCTGGCCTTCGACACCATCTACGCCGAGGGGCAGCGCCGCTATGTCGAGAGCCTGTCGGCCTATGCGCGCCAGTTCCTGGAACTGATGCAGAAGCCGGACGTCGATTCGATCGAGGGGCTGTCGCCGGCCATCTCCATCGAACAGAAGACGACCTCGAAGAACCCGCGCTCCACCGTCGGCACGGTGACGGAGATCTACGACTACATGCGCCTGTTGTGGGCGCGGGTCGGCATCCCCTATTCGCCGGCCACCGGCCTGCCGATCGAAAGCCAGACGGTCAGCCAAATGGTCGACCGGATCATGGCGATGCCGGAGGGCACGCGCCTGCTGCTGCTGGCGCCCTTCGTCCGCGGCCGCAAGGGCGAGTACAAGAAGGAAATCCAGGACCTGCGCAAGCGCGGTTTCCAGCGCGTGCGGGTCGATGGAACCATGTACGAGATCGACGAGGTGCCGGCGCTCAACAAGAAGCTGAAGCACGATATCGAGGTGGTGGTTGACCGCATCGTCGTGCGCGAGGGGTTGGGCAACCGTCTGGCCGATTCTCTGGAGACGGCGCTGGGGCTGGCCGACGGCATCGTCTGGGTCGAGAATGCCGAGACCAACGAGCAGACCGTCTTCTCGCAGAAATTCGCCTGCCCGGTCAGCGGTTTCACCATTCCGGAGATCGAACCGCGGCTGTTCTCCTTCAACAACCCGTTCGGCGCCTGCCCGGCCTGCGACGGGCTGGGCAGCAAGATCTATTTCGACCCGATGCTGGTGGTCCCGGACGAGCGTCTGCCGCTGTCCAAGGGCGCCATCGCGCCGTGGGCGGCATCGACCTCCAAATATTACGACCAGACGCTGGAGAGCATCTGTGACCATTTCGGCGTGGCGATGACCACGCCCTGGCAGGATCTGCCGGATCAGGTGCGCCAGACCATCCTGTATGGCTCGGGCGGCTCGGCGATCACCATGACCTATGACGACGGGCTGCGGCGCTACCAGACCAGCAAGCCGTTCGAGGGCATCGTCAACAATCTGGAACGGCGCTTCCGCGAGACCGATAGCGCCTGGACCCGCGACGAGCTGTCGAAATTCCAGTCCTCCCAGCCCTGCGAGGTCTGCAAGGGGGCGCGGCTGAAGCCGGAAGCCCTGGCGGTCAAGATCCGCGGCCGCAACATCTCCGAGGCGGCGGAACTGTCGATCGCCGGCGCCGGCGCCTGGTTCAGCGAGCTGAACGAGCATCTGCGTCCGAAGGACCGCGAGATCGCCTATCGCATCCTGAAGGAGATCAACGAGCGCCTCGGCTTCCTCAACGCCGTCGGTCTTGAGTATCTGACGCTCAGCCGCGGGTCGGGCACCCTGTCCGGCGGCGAGAGCCAACGGATCCGGCTGGCCTCGCAGATCGGTTCCGGCCTGACCGGTGTTCTCTATGTGCTGGACGAGCCGTCCATCGGCCTGCACCAGCGCGACAATGACCGGCTGCTGGAAACGCTGAAGCGCCTGCGCGACATCGGCAATACCGTCGTCGTCGTCGAGCATGACGAGGACGCCATCCGCAGTGCCGACTATCTGGTCGACATGGGCCCCGGCGCCGGCCAGCATGGCGGCACCGTCATCGCCCAGGGCAGGCCGGAGGAGGTCCAGAAGAATCCCGACAGCATCACCGCCCAATATCTGAACGGCACCCGCTTCGTGCCCGTCCCCGACACCCGCCGGCCCGGCCATCCCGGCCAGTTCCTCGAGGTCCAGGGCGCCCGCGCCAACAATCTGCGCAACGTCTCGGCCAGGATCCCGCTCGGCACCTTCACCTGCGTCACCGGCGTATCGGGCGGCGGCAAGTCGACGCTGATCATCGAGACGCTGTACAAGGCGGTGGCGCGCAAGCTGATGGGTGCCCGCGAGCATCCGGCCGAGCATGACGCGGTGCTGGGGCTGGAGCATCTCGACAAGGTGATCGACATCGACCAATCGCCGATCGGCCGCACCCCGCGCTCGAATCCGGCGACCTACACCGGCGCCTTCACCCCGATGCGCGACTGGTTCGCCGGCCTGCCGGAAGCCAAGGCGCGCGGCTATGGTCCCGGTCGATTCTCCTTCAACGTCAAAGGCGGGCGTTGCGAGGCCTGTCAGGGCGACGGCGTCATCAAGATCGAGATGCACTTCCTGCCCGACGTCTATGTCACCTGCGACGTCTGCCACGGCAAGCGCTACAACCGCGAGACGCTGGAGGTCACCTACCGCGACAAGACCATCGCCGACGTGCTCGACATGACGGTCGAGGAGGGCAAGGAGTTCTTCAAGGCGGTTCCCGGCATCCGCGACAAGCTGGACACGCTGGAGCGGGTCGGCCTCGGCTACATCCACATCGGGCAGGCGGCGACCACGCTTTCGGGCGGAGAGGCGCAGCGCGTCAAGCTGTCCAAGGAGCTGAGCCGGCGCGCCACCGGGCGGACGCTCTATATCCTGGACGAGCCGACGACCGGCCTGCATTTCGCCGATGTCGAGAAGCTGCTGGAGGTGCTGCATGCGCTGGTCGACCAGGGCAACACGGTGCTGGTGATCGAACACAATCTGGAGGTCATCAAGACCGCCGACTGGATCATCGATCTCGGGCCGGAGGGCGGCACCGGCGGCGGCGAGATCGTCGCCGAAGGCACGCCGGAGGAGGTCGCGACGGTGGAGCGCAGCTATACCGGCCGCTATCTCGCGCCCTACCTGAAGGCGAAGCCCGCCGCGCGGAAGTCGGCCCCCCGAAAGAGGGCGTGA
- a CDS encoding single-stranded DNA-binding protein, with amino-acid sequence MRTTQSGEKVLGFRVANDVGFGDRKTTQWVDCSIWGRRAESLAPHLTKGKSVVVSGEVTLREYEKRDGTRGAGLSVRVAEIDFTGGAREEGGGGSYGGGGGGYESRGGGGGSGGNYGGGGNYGGGSSGGNRGGGGAPPRHEDLDDEIPF; translated from the coding sequence TTGCGCACGACCCAGAGCGGCGAGAAGGTGCTTGGTTTCCGCGTCGCCAACGATGTCGGCTTCGGCGATCGCAAGACGACCCAGTGGGTCGATTGCTCGATCTGGGGCCGCCGGGCCGAGTCGCTCGCGCCGCACCTGACCAAGGGCAAGAGCGTCGTCGTGTCGGGTGAAGTGACCCTGCGCGAGTATGAAAAGCGGGACGGCACCCGTGGCGCCGGCCTGTCGGTGCGGGTGGCTGAAATCGACTTCACCGGCGGTGCCCGGGAAGAGGGCGGCGGCGGAAGCTATGGCGGCGGCGGTGGCGGCTACGAATCCCGTGGCGGCGGCGGTGGCAGCGGTGGCAACTATGGCGGTGGCGGCAACTACGGTGGCGGCTCGTCTGGTGGCAACCGCGGCGGCGGTGGCGCTCCGCCCCGTCACGAGGATCTCGACGACGAAATCCCGTTCTGA
- a CDS encoding response regulator: MLRIDSHAKPYLLQRVRSADQPLRVIVVEHDQTIADLLSALVADLGHTLCGIARTEADAGYLALRERPDLALTDVRFGGGDGIALARRLNSDHGLRSIFLSGNCDHATMARITETYPLGVVHRPFSRTQLKVALDLAARRLR, translated from the coding sequence ATGCTCAGGATCGACTCCCATGCCAAGCCGTATTTGCTCCAGCGCGTCCGTTCGGCCGACCAGCCATTGCGGGTGATCGTGGTCGAGCATGACCAGACCATCGCCGATCTGCTGTCGGCCCTGGTGGCGGATCTGGGCCATACCCTGTGCGGCATCGCCCGCACCGAAGCGGATGCGGGCTATCTCGCCTTGCGGGAACGTCCGGACCTGGCGCTGACCGACGTGCGCTTCGGCGGGGGCGATGGCATCGCCTTGGCCCGGCGGCTGAACTCGGACCATGGCTTGCGCTCCATCTTCCTGTCCGGCAACTGCGACCACGCCACCATGGCCCGCATCACCGAGACCTATCCGCTGGGCGTGGTGCACAGGCCGTTTTCGCGCACCCAACTGAAGGTCGCCCTGGATCTCGCGGCACGCCGCCTGCGCTGA